The sequence GTTTTTGACCATTATTATGACGGTGCTAGTGCAGGGGCTAACGGCGCGGTTTGTAGCCGGTTGGCTGCGGATTACCAAGGGCGACGCGGTAGGCGCAGTAATTGTGGGGTGTAGTCCCCTGAGCTTGTTGATCGCTCGCCTGCTGAAAGAGTATGGCGACCCCGTGGTGATGATTGACACGAACGAAAGTGCCTGCGAAGCCGCCGAGAAAGAAGGCATTGAGTTGTTGATTAGTAGTGCTCTCGATCGCGATGCCCTCGAAAAAGCGGGCCTCGAAAAGGCCGGTACCTTTTTAGCCATCACTAAAAACGGCGAGGTCAATGCTGTCGTCTCCCAGCGGGCTTTAGAAGAGTTTCAGCCTGCTCGGGTGATTGCAGTATTGCCCCAAGATAAAAGCCTAGGCGACCTGCCCAACAAAGGCCAGCTGAAGGGGGCACAAACGCCTCGCCTTTCTCTCAAGCAGTGGAATGCTTACCTGACCGACGGCGAGGTGCGCCTGGGCGAAACTCGGCTGCGACCCGAGGGCACCGACCGGCAACGGGAGCACTTGGCGACCCTGATGCGTAATGGAGGGATGGTGCCTCTCTTGGTGGAGCGCGATGATGCCCTGCGAGTGGCGCTGGGGCAAGAAGCGTGGGAAGTGGGCGATCGCATCATCTACCTGTGGCACGACTCTAAACCTAAGCTGCTCAAACAGCTAGCGGGCGGCATTCAGCCTACCCGTCTGAGCCTAGAGACAGTGCCCGTAGTCGAGGCAGTGCCCCCCGCACCAAAAGGCCCTTTGCCTGAGCAGACCGCCGCAGCAGTATTGCCCGATCTGCCCGATCCGCCTAACGGGTCCGCGACAGCGCTTGAAGTGCCTCCAGCTGCTGAGGCATCCAACCCAGATCGCTCCACAGATGAGTCGGCCTCGGCAGCAGATATCTAATCGATTATTCCCCTGTTTCATCCATCGGTATGGCGTCTACCTCCGCTCACTCCTCCCGCTTGGGCATTCTCACTGGCATTGGCGTCGGCCCCGGCGACCCCGATTTACTCACCCTTAAAGCGCTTAAGTGCTTACAAAAAGCCGATGTGGTGGCCTTTCCCCAAGGGCGTCATGGGCAGCCGGGGTTGGCCCAGCGAATTATTGCGCCGCATCTGGAGCAGCAGCAGCAATTACCCTTGGCCTTTCCCTATGTGCTCGATCAAGACCAGCTCTCCCAGGCTTGGCAGCAGGCGGGCGATCGCGTTTGGCAGTGCCTGAGCCAGGGGCAAAGCGTGGTGTTTGCCTGCGAGGGCGATCTCAGTTTCTACGGAACCTTTAACTACCTAGCCTTAAATCTAGAACGCCGCCACCCCGAGGTCACCATTGAGCGAGTTCCCGGCATTTGTTCGCCGATGGCGGCGGTCAGTGCCCTGGGTTTACCCCTCACGGTTCAGTCTGACAAGCTGGTGGTGCTCCCGGCCCTCTACACCCTGGCCGACCTCG is a genomic window of Nodosilinea sp. E11 containing:
- a CDS encoding precorrin-2 C(20)-methyltransferase, with protein sequence MASTSAHSSRLGILTGIGVGPGDPDLLTLKALKCLQKADVVAFPQGRHGQPGLAQRIIAPHLEQQQQLPLAFPYVLDQDQLSQAWQQAGDRVWQCLSQGQSVVFACEGDLSFYGTFNYLALNLERRHPEVTIERVPGICSPMAAVSALGLPLTVQSDKLVVLPALYTLADLDGALAWADVVVLLKVGSVYDQVWQRLEQRQLLDQSWVVVNATQPSQRIYRPLTPYPHLDLPYFSLMVIRSGANPLP